TCAAGGGGGAAATATCTGTGCTGTAAGATTCACAGCACAACAAGGGGGCGGGGAAGCAGTGTCTCGGGGAAGGAAGGTTCTCTTGGTCCCTTTTAACACCCAAGTTTTCTGCTGTTCTTTAATCTGGCCATAAAATCTGTCAGCAGGGTTAGAGAGAGCCGTATTTCCTGCAGGGACAGCCAGAGTTGTTGCGGAGAGAAGCGTTCAACCCTGCAGCCAGCTGGAGAGGCTGTGAAAAAACTTGCAGGGCTTTTCAAGGGGGTGGCCGGAGGAAGAACCCTCTCAGGCCTCACTGCACAACTTCCAGACAACTACTCTTCAGATTCTTCTCTgcctactccccacccccacccccatcctcaccTCCAAGTAGCAAAAATTACTTTATTTGGAGCTGAGCTGGATACAACTAATCGTCTCTGGCAAGTTTGCCCAGTTTTTCAGAGCAGCTCTCTTGGATCTGAACCCTCCAGAGCTTGCCGCCCCCTGCCGTGCAGCCCTCGCCTCCAGCTCCCCTTTTTTCCTCCTGGCTCTCCTCCACCCCACACTTTTCCTcagatttctctgtctttttttactCACCCACCACCCACGCGGATGAATACTTACCACCACCCACGCGTCTGTTACATTGACAGAAAGTTTCTAGTTCCAGCTCCCGGCCGAGTTGCCATTTCTCTGCTAACCAGCCTTCTCCTTCTTGCTAGGAGGCAGCGagcaaggagggggaggggaggccagagCCGTGGGAGTTCTCCAGACAAACTTTCCACCCAACCCAGCGCCCTTCCTCTGTCCCCATTTCCCATCTGTTTCCCTGCTCTCCCAGAATCACCTTTCTCTTTTGctaacaccccccacccccaggcctttTAAAGGGATGTGGAATTtcggctgttccctctgctttccCAAAGAGCCAAATTCTTTGATGCCATCCGAGGCAGCTGTCAGGGGGCTAAGATTGATCGCCTCATCTCCTCTCGGTCCCTCTGACCcacttatttaaaaatcttaCCCTAGATCGACTTTTCATTTTCTGCTTTGAGATCTAGTTTCCCACCGACTGCTTGGGGTCCTGAGTCTTGTATCCCTTCCCTCCAGTAAATTACAGCACTCCCTAAAGTTCATACTATCTTGATCctctgaaaagaaataaacaacaacaattcCCCCCAGGGGCCAGAAATGGAATATCATCTCAGTGGTCATTATTTTTTCACCCCCTCCATGTTCAGGGAATTCTATCTTGTCAGGGATATTAATTAATACAATGGCAAAAATGGCAGGGGGATTCCTAGAGGGaaaagccccacctccaccccatacATTGACCTGAGGTTTGAGAGTTCTCTAAGTTAAATCGGTGGCTACCTTGGTTCTTGTTCCTGTTGCTGGATATAGATGCAGATACAGGCTTGAGGCTTGAGTGGGTGGGTGCATATGCATCTTACACCCTGTCTGTTGGGGGTGTCACAGAGGACTGCAGATGCCTCCAGGTGAGGAGGCAGGTAGACACAGGGGCAGGGGTAGTGCTGCAAACGCTGGGCAGAGAATGCAACTGAGACCACACAGCTATGCAGGCCAGAGGTGCAAAAGGGCCCCTCACTATCTCTCTCACCCCTCTGTGTCAGCCTAGGAGTGCTTGTCGATTTCCCAAGATTTATCTGTTGCTTTTGGGGGGTGGGTTGGGGATAGTGGTGCTGATGCTTGCAAATCTCTTGCTTACTGCATGGTAACACCGACCTTTCCCAAAGGCGAAAGCCTCTTTTTACTACCTCTTCCTCTCACATTGAGATCCTCACTCAGCTtccttttggggggaggggaggggaagagaatgCTGCTGGCCTTGTAAAGAAAGCTTTAATTTactctattaaaaatatttgcagaagagGATGATTTCTCCCTTAGGTTCTCGTTTCCTGGGATTCCAGAACCTCCCATCCTCTGAAGGGGATGAGGAAAAGGTTCCTTTGGCTTTTCtggagaaagggaggcatggggaGAGGGAGTGTAGGACTGGGGAGCTCATGGTGTCCAGGTCATGGTCCTCTAGAGTTTTTGAATCAATTAAAGCAAATAATGCTCTCTGTTTTCCACCAGGCCCAGACAAGCGATTGGCCAAGGCCGGTCCCGTGACCATGAATTCCCTGCAATTTCGCCGGAGTCCTGGGTTTAATAGAGAGAGTCCCCATACGCTTGTATTTATCAGCAATATACAATTATAAAggcccaaaattaaaaaaaaaaaaaaaaaaaagagcaaaatcttCCCCTCCCAAAATCGCTCCATCACACAGACCtggggggggcaggagggggggtCCCTTCCGATCCTCCCTCCTGGCGCCCCCCCAGcaggccccctcccccaccattgaAAGCCATGAATTTTGAATTTGAGAGGGAGATTGGGTTTATAAACAGCCAGCCATCGCTCGCCGAGTGTCTGACTTCCTTCCCCGCTGTCTTGGAGACATTTCAAACTTCATCAATCAAGGAGTCGACAttaattcctcctcctcctcctttcgaGCAAACCTTCCCCAGCCTCCAGCCCGGCGCCTCCACCCTTCAGAGACCCGGGAGCCAAAAGCGAGCTGAAGATGGGCCCGCTCTGCCGCCGCCGCCGTTCCCCGCCGCCCCCATGGCCCCTGAGTTCCCctggatgaaagagaagaaatccgCCAAGAAACCCAGCCAATCTGCCACGTCTCCCCCGGCCGCCTCCTCCGTCCCGGCCTCCGGGGTCGGATCGCCCGCAGGTCGGTAAGCGCGGTAGGGATGGGGTGAGGGGCAGCTAGAAAGAAAGGGGGAGAAGGAGCGATGGGGGAGGTAGAAGAGCTGGCGAGCCTGTTGGGGTTCTTTGCCCCCGTCGATTCCAGGGACGAGGAAGCAGAAAAGACCGCTGGGGTTCAGGCCTGACCGCtgcctgcacttttttttttttctttctacagcAGATTTTGGAAGCTGGTTGgggaagagcttttttttttttttaatgctggttggggaagagcttttttttttaatgctagaaGAAAAGGATTTGATTGAGGTTTCACCTTTATCTGTGTGGAGGAGTGTTGTTGGCTGGGGTCGAATCTGGAGGCAGGAAAAGATTCGGTCCCATCTACCCCAGCTCTAGGAGAAGAGGGGGAATTTGAGAGCTAGGGAGCTAGGGAGGAAAGGAGGTGAGGAACAATCTTTCTTTATGAACCCTCTTCCCCAGGCTGAGTTGGAAAGTGCCGAAATGAGGGGTCCACTCAGAGGACCTGGGAGGGGGCTCTGAGGTTCTGGGGGAGAAAGGGAACCGCTTCCTACCACCCCCTGCGTGGCTCGTGGGCGGCTCTCTGAATGCTTTGCCCTGACCCGGGCCGAGTCTGGAGGCGAGAGAGGGACGGGAAAGAAGGCAAGAGCCTTGGGAGCGAGCCGCTTTGGTAAGCGGTCAGGGCGGGGGTGCTGCTGATATTGTTTTGGGCTGATGGGGTCGTCTTTATTTCAACCAAGTCGAGGTTGGGCTAAGGACACGGCCCGCGTTGACGCCCAGCCCGCTTTCCCTGCAGATGGGCCGGGACTGCAGGAGGCCGCGGGCGGCGGGGCGCGCAGGCTGCGCACTGCTTACACCAACACGCAGCTGCTGGAGCTGGAGAAGGAATTCCACTTTAACAAGTACCTGTGCCGGCCGCGCCGCGTGGAGATAGCGGCCTTGCTGGACCTCACCGAGAGGCAGGTCAAAGTGTGGTTCCAGAATAGGCGCATGAAGCACAAGCGGCAGACGCAGCACCGAGAGCCGCCCGACGAGGAGCCAGCCTGCCC
This is a stretch of genomic DNA from Eschrichtius robustus isolate mEscRob2 chromosome 20, mEscRob2.pri, whole genome shotgun sequence. It encodes these proteins:
- the HOXB2 gene encoding homeobox protein Hox-B2, yielding MNFEFEREIGFINSQPSLAECLTSFPAVLETFQTSSIKESTLIPPPPPFEQTFPSLQPGASTLQRPGSQKRAEDGPALPPPPFPAAPMAPEFPWMKEKKSAKKPSQSATSPPAASSVPASGVGSPADGPGLQEAAGGGARRLRTAYTNTQLLELEKEFHFNKYLCRPRRVEIAALLDLTERQVKVWFQNRRMKHKRQTQHREPPDEEPACPGAPKDTGEPAEEPVTSPGRPTASQAAREACCHPPEVAPGPPSASGPRPLAARVEDTGARRPGGALRGAGGLGPEPLPEDAFPERQDSPFVPDLSFFAADSCLQLSGGLSPSLQGSLDSPVPFSEEELDFFTSTLCAIDLQFS